A region from the Funiculus sociatus GB2-C1 genome encodes:
- a CDS encoding transposase family protein → MTLICLEKLLNKFDKEQNFLGDKAYKGESTVTTTHKKPKDQELNETQKQENKDLCSQRIGVEPLICLVKIFHVPNERLRLVRE, encoded by the coding sequence ATGACATTAATTTGTTTAGAAAAACTTCTAAACAAATTTGACAAAGAGCAAAATTTCCTGGGAGATAAAGCCTATAAAGGAGAATCAACCGTCACAACTACCCATAAAAAGCCCAAAGATCAGGAATTGAACGAAACTCAGAAACAAGAAAATAAAGATTTATGCTCTCAGCGAATCGGCGTAGAACCTTTGATATGTTTGGTCAAAATATTTCACGTACCTAATGAGAGATTGCGTCTCGTTCGTGAATAA
- a CDS encoding WD40 repeat domain-containing protein has translation MGFSPDGIILASVSSDPKASVHESKTLNLWNRNRTLLKTFVSCRSELHRGSFSPYGRTIALSYYDSTVRLWNLDGRKSNNP, from the coding sequence GTGGGTTTCAGTCCAGATGGCATAATATTGGCTTCAGTTAGTAGCGATCCAAAAGCTTCAGTTCATGAGAGCAAGACATTGAATCTTTGGAACCGTAATCGTACTTTGCTTAAAACTTTTGTGTCATGTCGCTCTGAACTACATAGGGGTAGCTTCAGCCCCTATGGCAGAACAATCGCCTTATCCTATTACGACAGTACAGTGAGACTTTGGAACTTGGACGGCAGAAAGAGCAATAATCCTTAA